The proteins below come from a single Kitasatospora sp. NBC_00315 genomic window:
- a CDS encoding DUF4349 domain-containing protein — translation MGIRRHGPGVVAAAGVLAAALLVGGCSAGSGGGARSDAAPAQAQAPKADGRAVAGAGGAAPATGAAPGAAPSAVSTADPRLIAYTAELSLLAGDVDQVAARARAMATTAGGYVGNEALSGSGGSGGSAGSGGSAGSGGSAGSEGDSTGGTLTGRIVLKVPSAAYQKTLDQLAGLGTVLSRSSQADDLTQQVVDVASRVQSQQASVDRVRALMADAKSLSDIVSLESELSRRQADLESLQHRQQELTSETSLSTITLDLRREAAPPVRAAKRADGFWDSIGSALGGGWHVLLAILRGLLIALAALAPFLLVLVPTGALVLLLNRRRAARRAARPQRQPVPHPTAPQDRWTAPTGGPDGA, via the coding sequence ATGGGGATTCGACGGCACGGACCGGGGGTGGTGGCCGCGGCCGGGGTGCTGGCGGCCGCGCTTCTGGTGGGCGGGTGCAGTGCGGGGTCGGGCGGCGGCGCCCGCTCCGACGCGGCGCCGGCGCAGGCCCAGGCGCCGAAGGCGGACGGCAGGGCGGTGGCCGGCGCGGGCGGGGCCGCACCGGCCACCGGCGCGGCCCCGGGCGCGGCGCCGTCGGCGGTGTCGACCGCCGACCCCCGGCTGATCGCGTACACCGCGGAGCTGAGCCTGCTGGCCGGGGACGTCGACCAGGTGGCCGCCCGGGCCCGGGCGATGGCCACCACCGCCGGCGGCTACGTGGGCAACGAGGCGCTGAGCGGCTCCGGCGGCTCGGGCGGTTCGGCCGGCTCGGGCGGTTCGGCCGGCTCGGGCGGTTCGGCCGGCTCGGAGGGTGACAGCACGGGCGGCACGCTGACCGGCCGGATCGTCCTGAAGGTGCCGTCGGCGGCCTACCAGAAGACGCTGGACCAGCTCGCCGGGCTGGGCACGGTGCTGTCGCGCAGCAGTCAGGCGGACGATCTCACCCAGCAGGTCGTGGACGTGGCCAGCCGGGTGCAGAGCCAGCAGGCGAGCGTGGACCGGGTGCGGGCCCTGATGGCGGACGCCAAGTCGCTCTCCGACATCGTCTCGCTGGAGAGCGAGCTGAGCCGCCGGCAGGCGGACCTGGAGTCGCTGCAGCACCGGCAGCAGGAGCTGACGTCGGAGACCTCGCTCTCCACCATCACCCTCGACCTGCGCCGGGAGGCGGCGCCGCCGGTCCGGGCGGCGAAGAGGGCGGACGGGTTCTGGGATTCGATCGGCTCGGCGCTCGGCGGCGGCTGGCACGTGCTGCTGGCGATCCTGCGGGGCCTGCTGATCGCCCTGGCGGCGCTGGCGCCGTTCCTGCTGGTGCTGGTGCCGACGGGCGCGCTCGTCCTGCTCCTGAACCGCCGACGGGCGGCCCGCCGGGCGGCCCGGCCGCAGCGGCAACCGGTGCCGCATCCCACGGCGCCGCAGGACCGGTGGACGGCGCCGACGGGCGGGCCGGACGGGGCGTGA
- the hemE gene encoding uroporphyrinogen decarboxylase codes for MSETTADSTGQQPPARRGAAYDSAFLRACRHEPVPHTPVWFMRQAGRSLPEYLKVREGIPMLESCMRPELVKEITLQPVRRHKVDAAIFFSDIVVPLKAIGIDVDIKPGVGPVIADPIRTREDLQRLRPLEPDDVPYITEAVGLLVDELGSTPLIGFAGAPYTLASYLVEGGPSKNHENTKAMMYGQPELWAELVDRLADITAAFLKVQIEAGASAVQLFDSWVGALAPDDYRRSVMPSSTKVFDAVAGYGVPRIHFGVGTGELLGLMGQAGADVVGVDWRVPLNVAAERVGHGKALQGNLDPAVLFAPTRAIETKAREVLHAAQALGSSGHIFNLGHGVLPSMDPDALSRLVAFVHEASAR; via the coding sequence GTGAGCGAGACAACGGCAGACAGCACCGGTCAGCAGCCCCCCGCGCGCCGCGGCGCCGCGTACGACTCCGCGTTCCTGCGCGCCTGCCGGCACGAGCCGGTGCCGCACACGCCCGTGTGGTTCATGCGCCAGGCCGGGCGCTCCCTGCCGGAGTACCTCAAGGTCCGCGAGGGCATCCCCATGCTGGAGTCCTGCATGCGGCCCGAGCTGGTCAAGGAGATCACCCTCCAGCCGGTGCGCCGCCACAAGGTGGACGCGGCGATCTTCTTCAGCGACATCGTGGTGCCGCTGAAGGCGATCGGTATCGACGTCGACATCAAGCCCGGTGTCGGCCCGGTCATCGCCGACCCGATCCGCACCCGCGAGGACCTCCAGCGGCTGCGCCCGCTGGAGCCCGACGACGTCCCGTACATCACCGAGGCCGTCGGCCTGCTGGTGGACGAGCTCGGATCCACGCCGCTGATCGGCTTCGCCGGCGCGCCGTACACGCTGGCCAGCTACCTGGTCGAGGGCGGTCCGTCGAAGAACCACGAGAACACCAAGGCCATGATGTACGGGCAGCCGGAGCTGTGGGCGGAGCTGGTCGACCGGCTCGCCGACATCACCGCCGCCTTCCTCAAGGTGCAGATCGAGGCCGGCGCCTCGGCCGTGCAGCTCTTCGACTCCTGGGTCGGCGCGCTCGCCCCGGACGACTACCGCCGCTCCGTGATGCCCTCCAGCACCAAGGTGTTCGACGCGGTGGCCGGTTACGGCGTGCCGCGGATCCACTTCGGGGTCGGCACCGGCGAGCTGCTCGGCCTGATGGGCCAGGCCGGCGCGGACGTGGTCGGCGTCGACTGGCGGGTGCCGCTGAACGTCGCCGCCGAGCGGGTCGGCCACGGCAAGGCCCTGCAGGGCAACCTCGACCCGGCCGTGCTCTTCGCGCCCACCCGCGCGATCGAGACCAAGGCCCGCGAGGTGCTGCACGCCGCCCAGGCGCTCGGCAGCAGCGGCCACATCTTCAACCTCGGCCACGGCGTGCTGCCCAGCATGGACCCGGACGCGCTGAGCCGGCTGGTCGCGTTCGTGCACGAGGCCAGCGCCCGCTGA
- a CDS encoding DUF3000 domain-containing protein — MAAVGGHPAQGGGTGKESAPIEFRDAVEALTGAKLRPEVELSPAPAPRRLAPYTFALTAAVEVDGEELADGRLVLLHDPAGQEAWNGDFRIVTMTRAELEPEMAGDPMLSEVGWAWLLDALQAHGAGHAEAGGTVTRCASQYFGALADRPSSTEIEIRASWTPADGRFERHLAAWADLLCAGAGLPPVPAPQQTAPDAPSLGGVVPMPARRRPRSH; from the coding sequence ATGGCAGCGGTCGGCGGGCACCCCGCACAAGGTGGAGGAACGGGCAAGGAGTCGGCGCCGATCGAGTTCCGCGATGCGGTCGAGGCGCTGACCGGGGCGAAGCTGCGCCCCGAGGTGGAGCTCTCCCCCGCCCCGGCGCCCCGTCGACTGGCCCCCTACACGTTCGCGCTGACCGCCGCGGTCGAGGTCGACGGCGAGGAGCTGGCGGACGGACGGCTGGTGCTGCTGCACGACCCGGCCGGGCAGGAGGCCTGGAACGGCGACTTCCGGATCGTCACGATGACCCGGGCCGAGCTGGAGCCGGAGATGGCGGGCGACCCGATGCTCTCGGAGGTCGGCTGGGCCTGGCTGCTGGACGCGTTGCAGGCGCACGGCGCCGGCCACGCGGAGGCCGGCGGCACGGTCACCAGGTGCGCCTCCCAGTACTTCGGCGCGCTCGCCGACCGCCCGTCCTCGACGGAGATCGAGATCAGGGCCTCCTGGACGCCCGCCGACGGCCGCTTCGAACGGCACCTGGCCGCCTGGGCCGACCTGCTCTGCGCCGGCGCCGGGCTGCCTCCCGTACCGGCCCCGCAGCAGACCGCCCCCGACGCGCCGTCACTCGGTGGAGTGGTTCCCATGCCGGCCCGGCGCCGCCCGCGCTCGCACTGA